TCGATCCGCACCGGCCGTGCCAACCCGGGCATGTTCTCCCGTCTGAACATCGACTACTACGGTTCGATGACCCCGATCACCCAGCTCTCCAGCATCAACGTGCCGGAGGCGCGGCTGGTCGTGATCAAGCCGTACGAGGCCAACCAACTCAAGGCCATCGAGGACGCGATCCGTAACTCCGACCTGGGGGTCAACCCGTCCAACGACGGCAGCGTCATCCGGATCTCGATTCCGCAGCTCACCGAGGAACGCCGTCGCGAACTGGTCAAGCAGGCCAAGAGCAAGGGCGAGGACGCCAAGGTGTCGGTGCGCAATATCCGGCGCAAGGCCATGGACGAGCTGGCCCGGATCAAGAAGGACGGCGAGGCCGGCGAGGACGAGGTCGGACGCGCCGAGAAGGACCTGGACAAGACGACCGGGCAGTACGTGACCCAGATCGACGAACTGGTCAAGCACAAAGAAGGCGAGCTGTTGGAGGTCTGATGACCTTTCAGCAGCGCACTCCCGTGGTAGACGCCGAAAAACCGAAGAAGCCCTCGCGTGCAGGTCGTGACCTGCCCGCGGCCATCGCTGTCGGCGTCGTGCTCGGCGGCATGGCCATCGGCACGTTGTTGTTCGCGCCGCTGTGGTGGCTGCCGCTGCTGGCCGTCGCCATCGCCATCGCCACCCATGAGGTGATCCGACGGCTGCGCGAGCACGGCTTCGTCCTACCGACCGTGCCGTTGCTGGTCGGCGGCCAGGCGATGATCTGGCTGACGTGGCCGTTCGGCGCCGCCGGACTGCTGGGCGCCTATGCGGGCACCGTCGTGATCTGCATGTTCTGGCGGCTGTTGGGCCAAGGGCTGAACAAGCAGCCCATCAACTATCTGCGCGATATCGCGGCGTCGGTGCTGCTGGCGACGTGGGTGCCGTTGTTCGCGGCGTTCACCGCGCTGCTGATCTTCGCCGACGACGGTGGGGAACGGGTGTTCACCATCATCGCCACCGTCGTGTTCGCCGATATCGGTGGTTACGTCGCCGGTGTGCTGTTCGGTAAACACCTGATGGCCCCGGCGATCAGCCCCAAGAAGTCCTGGGAGGGGATGGGCGGCTCGCTGGTCTTCGGCACCGCCGCCGCGATCCTTTCGGTGGCATTCCTGCTGGACCGGCCGGCCTGGATCGGTGTACCGCTGGGTGTGCTGCTGGTCATCACCGGTGTCCTGGGAGACCTGGTCGAATCTCAGGTCAAACGCGACCTCGGCATCAAGGACATGGGCACGCTGCTCCCCGGGCACGGCGGCATCATGGATCGCATCGACGCGATGCTGCCCTCGGCCGTCGTCGGCTGGATCGTGCTGACGCTGCTCGCCTGACTGTGATTTGTGGCGCCGCAGCCGCCATGGTCGCGGCGCAGACTCCACAAATCGCAGATTGGTGGCCCGGCCCCGCCGGATGAGATACTGGACCAGATCATGGCCGTTTCCCTTCCGCTGGTTTTCGACGCCCCGCGACGCGCTCTGCCGCCGCGGCATCTTGCCGACCTCGACGCCGACGGCCGGATAGCCGCCGTCACCGAGCTGGGGCTGCCGAAATTCCGGGCCAAACAGCTGGCCAACCACTATTACGGCAGGCTGAGCGCCGACCCACGGGAAATGACCGATCTGCCCGCCGCGGTGCGCGAACAGGTGGCCGAAGCGCTGTTCCCCACCCTGATCCAGCCGGCCAAGCAGATCCAGTGTGATGCCGGCGAGACCCGCAAGACGCTGTGGCGCGCGGTCGATGGCACCACCTTCGAGTCGGTGTTGATGCGTTATCCCCAGCGCAATACCGTGTGCATCTCCTCACAGGCCGGCTGTGGGATGGCGTGCCCGTTCTGTGCGACGGGTCAGGGCGGCCTGCAGCGCAATCTGTCCACCGCCGAGATCCTGGAACAGGTGCGGGCGGCATCGGCGGCAATGCGTAATGAACATGACGGCAGGCTGTCTAACATCGTCTTCATGGGGATGGGGGAGCCGCTGGCCAATTACAACCGGGTACTGGCCGCCGTGAAGCGCATCATCGCGCCGCCTCCGGAGGGCTTCGGCATCAGTGCGCGGTCGGTGACGGTGTCGACCGTCGGACTGGCACCCGCTATCCGGAAACTGGCCGACGAGAAGCTCGGCGTGACGTTGGCGGTCTCGCTGCACACCCCCGACGACGAACTGCGCGACACCCTGGTCCCGGTCAACAACCGCTGGAGTGTCGACGAGGTGCTCGACGCCGCGCGCTACTACGCCGATTCGACCGGACGCCGGGTGTCCATCGAGTACGCGCTGATCCGCGATGTGAACGATCAGCCCTGGCGCGCAGACCTTCTGGGCAAGAAGTTACACAGCAAGCTCGGCCCGCTGGTCCACGTGAACCTGATCCCGTTGAATCCCACACCAGGCAGCGAATGGGACGCGAGTCCCAAGCCGGTCGAGCGTGAATTCGTGCGACGGGTGCAGGCCAAGGGAGTGTCGTGCACCGTGCGCGATACCCGTGGCCGCGAGATCGCCGCGGCCTGCGGGCAATTGGCCGCCGAGGGCTGATCTACTTGATGCCGACGGCGTGGCGCAGCTGCGCCAGGAACTGGGCATCGTCGTCGCTGCGCACGATGTAATGCGATATCGCCACCCTGATCACCGTCGCAGCCTTCACCTCGGCGTTCGCGCCGCCGAGCAGTTTGAGCAGGCGTGCCCGCATGATCGGGATGACATAACCCAGTTGCTTGATGACAACCTCGGGTTCGATGTCCACCACCCGCACCCCGGAGTACGACTGCTGGTACTCGACGATGAAACGCAATGCGGCATCCAGCCTTTCGGTGCCGCGCAGACCGGCTGTGGCTGCGCCCATCCCGGTGTCGAACAGCTCGGATTCGTATCTTCCGAAGGCGCGCAACAGCTCTTCCTTCGACGCGAACCATCGGTACAACGTGGGCCGGGACACTCCGGCCTGCAACGCAACTTCCGACAGGCTCAGTTTGGTCTGACCGTTGCGGCCGAGCACCTCGGCCGTGGCGGCCAGGATCCGGCGCTGCGTCGAGGTGTCCTCGGCACCGTCGGGATGTGCGGTCAGGGGCTTGTTCACGCCCATGATGCTAGTAGGACCGCCGAGCGTTGATGGTCTCGAGCAGCTCCTGAACCTGCTCCGGGCGTACGGTGCCGCCGCTGAGCGATGCGAGCCGGCCGATCGGGATCGAGGAGAGCATCCGCAGCATGTCGGTACCCAGTCCCTGGCCCGAATCGTGCTCTGGCGCCGCCCCGGCCATCGCGGTCATCACCACCGGTGCGGCCGCCGGATCGGACAGCAGTTCCCCGAGCGTGGAGTCCACGGTGAAC
The sequence above is drawn from the Mycolicibacterium neoaurum VKM Ac-1815D genome and encodes:
- the frr gene encoding ribosome recycling factor: MIDETLFDAEEKMEKAVSVARDDLSSIRTGRANPGMFSRLNIDYYGSMTPITQLSSINVPEARLVVIKPYEANQLKAIEDAIRNSDLGVNPSNDGSVIRISIPQLTEERRRELVKQAKSKGEDAKVSVRNIRRKAMDELARIKKDGEAGEDEVGRAEKDLDKTTGQYVTQIDELVKHKEGELLEV
- a CDS encoding phosphatidate cytidylyltransferase is translated as MTFQQRTPVVDAEKPKKPSRAGRDLPAAIAVGVVLGGMAIGTLLFAPLWWLPLLAVAIAIATHEVIRRLREHGFVLPTVPLLVGGQAMIWLTWPFGAAGLLGAYAGTVVICMFWRLLGQGLNKQPINYLRDIAASVLLATWVPLFAAFTALLIFADDGGERVFTIIATVVFADIGGYVAGVLFGKHLMAPAISPKKSWEGMGGSLVFGTAAAILSVAFLLDRPAWIGVPLGVLLVITGVLGDLVESQVKRDLGIKDMGTLLPGHGGIMDRIDAMLPSAVVGWIVLTLLA
- the rlmN gene encoding 23S rRNA (adenine(2503)-C(2))-methyltransferase RlmN; amino-acid sequence: MAVSLPLVFDAPRRALPPRHLADLDADGRIAAVTELGLPKFRAKQLANHYYGRLSADPREMTDLPAAVREQVAEALFPTLIQPAKQIQCDAGETRKTLWRAVDGTTFESVLMRYPQRNTVCISSQAGCGMACPFCATGQGGLQRNLSTAEILEQVRAASAAMRNEHDGRLSNIVFMGMGEPLANYNRVLAAVKRIIAPPPEGFGISARSVTVSTVGLAPAIRKLADEKLGVTLAVSLHTPDDELRDTLVPVNNRWSVDEVLDAARYYADSTGRRVSIEYALIRDVNDQPWRADLLGKKLHSKLGPLVHVNLIPLNPTPGSEWDASPKPVEREFVRRVQAKGVSCTVRDTRGREIAAACGQLAAEG
- a CDS encoding TetR/AcrR family transcriptional regulator, whose amino-acid sequence is MGVNKPLTAHPDGAEDTSTQRRILAATAEVLGRNGQTKLSLSEVALQAGVSRPTLYRWFASKEELLRAFGRYESELFDTGMGAATAGLRGTERLDAALRFIVEYQQSYSGVRVVDIEPEVVIKQLGYVIPIMRARLLKLLGGANAEVKAATVIRVAISHYIVRSDDDAQFLAQLRHAVGIK